One window of the Ureibacillus sp. FSL W7-1570 genome contains the following:
- the rpoE gene encoding DNA-directed RNA polymerase subunit delta: MHELKIRELTKEQIAEESLIDLAYAILEEKKTAVPFFDLLEEIKQLKGLSDEEVKQVLVQFFTDLNVDGRFLLNHENMWGLREWYKIETVEEETAPTIKTRRRRARLAYFDDEEEIIDEEDLVFEEELEEFLDEEDEDLDFDDELVDEFEEDLGDIDAELPDEIPEVDDDLLEEDEEFLMDDEEIDAEVETEEEEE; this comes from the coding sequence GTGCACGAGTTGAAGATTCGTGAATTGACAAAAGAGCAAATAGCGGAAGAATCGTTGATTGACTTAGCTTATGCAATTTTGGAAGAGAAAAAGACAGCCGTTCCATTTTTCGATTTATTGGAAGAAATTAAGCAATTAAAAGGCCTTTCTGATGAAGAAGTAAAACAAGTATTGGTGCAATTCTTCACGGATTTGAATGTGGATGGCCGTTTCCTCCTGAACCACGAAAACATGTGGGGGCTCCGCGAATGGTATAAAATCGAAACAGTCGAGGAAGAAACAGCTCCTACGATCAAAACCCGCAGACGCAGAGCGAGACTTGCTTACTTTGATGATGAAGAGGAAATCATCGATGAAGAAGATCTTGTATTTGAAGAAGAACTTGAAGAGTTCCTGGATGAAGAAGACGAAGATCTTGACTTCGATGATGAACTTGTGGACGAGTTTGAAGAGGATTTGGGCGATATCGATGCGGAACTTCCTGATGAGATTCCGGAAGTCGATGATGACCTTCTCGAAGAAGATGAAGAATTCTTGATGGACGATGAAGAAATCGACGCGGAAGTCGAAACGGAAGAAGAGGAAGAGTAA